Part of the Penaeus monodon isolate SGIC_2016 unplaced genomic scaffold, NSTDA_Pmon_1 PmonScaffold_13901, whole genome shotgun sequence genome, AAAAGATAACCTATGTTCAAatagggatgggaaaagggaccAGGGGGAGGCCCAAAAAACCTTCTAGAAACAAAacctgcgagagattagagatgaccttggcagttgggtggaccagcatccatcccaaccgaaagtttattaaaaagactaagaattgggcacacaagactgactcatggacgatgatggctaaaagtgaagcaagagccattaacggtcgcacatgtagtggaaagatgtgcaacattctcagaccaaaatatatgtacttgtctccccatttacactgaaaaatgttttgtggggggttttgtgatatagaaggtattattatttttccttagggaggctaatatttttccaataaatttaaatatgcaataatatttatgaaataagTTTATaccttagagcataatatttatgctttgattttaaatatattaattgttatttgtaagatatttattgatagatttttaatgttttaaaaaattttaatatttctatctaaaaaggtgttcaccgctaatgaccttagctgttgacacagaagacaattttaaaaaatcaatcaatcaatatgagGGAGAGCCCTGGGCCCTGGGCATTTCCCACTTTTAAAGGTTCCCTCTaccctgaaggcttcgacaatgctaccctgaatttcctgcagaaaccaaggagcttaattaTGGGGGGAAAAATGTGTCTCTCGCCACTAAATCCCAGCGATAGGAAAGTCAAAATGGTGCTACTTggttttctcattatcatatgtGCATCTGATCACATCACCCACAGGTCATGAACGCGGCCCggatgtcgaaagggaagagcccaaccaagcaagtcctggtgacctgaaaggagcccctcccttttcccctttcccctttcccctacccttcatctgggtaactggggctcttTCAGCCTAAAACacatgtgcctgagccacttcggcttttttaagtgccaaagataggggttaccaccaggctaactgcaaggcacacaacaccgaaatGTGCCTTAATGCGCCCCAAAGGgaagggcccaaaagggaaaataatagccAAATGTCCCAGCTGtacaagggggagaaaagaggcagCCTTCGGGCCGACAGGAGGTTTctaaaagtgaccagactttgttcctactCCCATGTCTGCCACCCATGACTGGGAACGAATTCTaagtactggaaacattgacattccactttctgagtactggaaacactgacattccgctttctgagtactggaaacactgacattccgctttctgagtactggaaacactgacattccgctttctgagtactggaaacactgacattccccttcttaagtactggaaacactgacattccgctttctgagtactggaaacactgacattccgctttctgagtattagaaacactgatattcggctttctgagtattggaaacactgacattccactatcttagtactagaaacactgacattccactttcttagtactggaaacactgacattccgttttctgactACTGGAAACAAAGACACTGTAGTGTTTCTCCCAtcgttctatctttcccttcataAGATGAAAGTTGGCCTTTACCACAAGATCAATATTACCTTAAATCTTATTAGTGTAAAGGGTAGCGTGGCCAAAGTTTAAGGTATTCTGAGTCGATGTGGTTAATATCGAGGTTGCCCTAAAACACAGTTCCATCCTCAGTTTATTAAAAAGCAATCAATAAAAGACACATATTTTCCAGACACCTTTGATGTAAAAGGACTGTACACTATGCGGTAATTTTACCCTTAAAGCCTGTACTTATCTGAATAAAACAGGATGCGACAGCCAACGCCTGACGACCTCGTTCCGTCCCAAAGTGCAGCGGGaatgagtaagagggagagagagaggttaaaggtcCTACACCCGCCCCTTTTATAGACTTTTAGGCCTGAGTTGTCATAGGCTCTTTACCAGCAATTCTGATTGTTAACAGAGAAAACCACACAAGTATGAGGACCACATAGGTATGGGGGACTAACAATGAGGGTTTAGGTGCCGCACAATTCAACATAATCTGACGTAggcgcgtccggggcggcgacgtcatcccgcatcgtaaagcatcctcagcgcgtccggggcggcgacgtcatcccgcatcgtagagcatcctcagcgcgtccggggcggcgacgtcatcccgcatcgtaaggcatcctcagcgcgtccggggcggcgacgtcatcccgcatcgtagggcatcctcagcgcgtccggggcggcgacgtcatcccgcatcgtagggcatcctcagcgcgtccggggcggcgacgtcatcccgcatcgtagggcatcACTACAACTTCCTCCATCGCCAACGTGTGAGCTCGCTCCGTCCAGCGGCAGGTATCCGTATAACCTCTGATCCCTCGTACACCTCCGAGCCCATCCAGTTCAAGGGAAGCTCCAGCTCAGCAGATGACATCACAGGGACACCCGATCGGAAGCGAGTGAATACACGGCCCACGCCCGAGCCGGTCCTCATGGCCTTCTACTTCAGCCATCATATCAGTCGTCTCTCGGGGTGGAGGATGGGACGCCTCGATACCGTGCTCCGGCTGGGAACAAAACTATCAGCAAAATAACCCCAAATCAATTCTGCCAAAGAGTGCCAAAAGAAAGATTAGTACAGGCAAAAGCATAaactatcacatatatgtatacaactccCACACATTTTTGTGCCTTGGAAAAAACGTATGTGATGCCCAAAACTTATAAcctagaaaacaaaaaatcataacttAAAATAGGATCTTCAAACACAGACACTAATacaaatacaagtaaaaatacaaaaccatTTAAAATTCTGTAGACCGAACAACGGATAAAAGGGCGAGACGCCATGGCTCTCCAGGCTCATCCCAGTCTCCGCATTCTAGGGGAAGCGAGTTATCAACAACGTCATCAGTAAATTGCAATTCTTGTTCAGGAACAAACTCCTTCAATTGATTGATGTGGCACTTCAGCTCGCGGTATGGCTCGTTCACTTCCTTGCACAAGTAAGACACTGGTCCaattcttttcattatcctcGCGGGACCGCGCCATCGGTCACCAAGGGCGCGACCTGGACCACGACGGTGCCCCGGGTGGACTTTCACCCAGACAAGGACCCCGACATTAGGCTGAAAGTGCTTGCGGACGCGTTTGTTGCGCGCCCAACCTTCTCGTGCACGACTCGAAGTTTCCACCGCCACCGACCTCGCCACCTGAAGACGTTCCTGAAACCTCTTCGCCGAATCGGCTGCAATCGTGACGTCGTTGGTGGGCCCGAGGGGGAAGTGGCCATGATGACCCGTCATGAGGTAGATCGGCTGTTCTCTGATGCTTCGATGAACCGAGGAGTTAAGCGCCAAACGAACCTGGGGAAGGTACTGATCCCAAGTGTCTGGTCGGCTCTCCGTCAGAGTTGCCAGCGCATCTTTTACCACTCTATTAGTCCTCTCAATCATGCCATTGGCTTGTGCATGGTACACCGTCGTGAATGACATCTTTGTCTGGATAATGCTGCATACCTGTTGGAATAGACGGTTACAAAATTCACTTCCATTATCCATCTGTATAACACGTGGTGGGCCAAAGAGAGTCACGAAGTTATTGATGAAAGCCTCAGCCACAGTCTCTGCACTCTTACAAGGCAGAGGGATAAGCTGAAGGTAACGAGTCAGATGATCAACGATCGAAAGTACGTACCGATTTCCACTGGTGGAGCTGTGGAGATCCATGAGGTCGGCACTTACTCTTTCAAGTGGTAGATGAACATCTGGAGCGTTTGCCATAGGCGCTTGCCGGTAAGCTGGTCCCTTGCGCCGCTGGCATACTGCACACGAACGCACAAACTGCCTGGTCTCCCTGAGAAGgttgggaaaataaaatagatcACGGATCTTACAGTATGTGCCCCAAGAGGTGAAGAGTGAACCAATTTTAGAGCAACATCACGTAGCTCCCGAGGAATGACCAGCTGGTGCAAGAGACGGTCTGGTAGGTGTCGAACATGGTAAAGAATGCCATTAATTAATTCGAACTCTTCTAACGGCAGAGGTAGCTTTCGTCGTGGCACAGCTCTTTCCTCCAGGTACTGAATGACCTCTCGCCACAGAGGATCCTTCAGCTGAGCATCACGAACCTTCTGTGGATCAAGAGCACTAGCATCAATGTTAGCAACACGACTAAGACAGTCAGGGACATGGTTAGAAGAACCTTTCTTGTATAAGAGTTTATACTGGTAGTTAGATAACTCATGGGACCACTTCGACATCCGCGGAGATTTCGTACGACGATGAAAGACGAACGTTAGTGGTCTGTGGTCCGTGAATATTAAGAATTTATTGCCATATAGGTAGTGGTCAAAAGCACGAACCCCTTCTATCACAGCGAGTGCTTCAATATCTATCGCCGGATATCTCGTTTCGGGACCCCTTAGCTTACGGGAAAAATAAGCTACTGCATGAGGGGTATCATCTGGGCCTCTCTGCATAAGGCAGGCTCCTAATGCCAACTTTGAAGCATCACAATGAACCTCAAATGGGGAAGTGAAGTTCGGTTTCTTCAAGACAGGAGCTTCTACAAGTGATTGCTTAAGGGTGTTGAAggccttttcttcctcatctgtcCAGACAAACTTCGCATCCTTACGTGTGAGCCTTGTAAGTGGGGCAGCAAGAGCAGCATAATTGGGAATGTGTTTTCTAAAGTAGCCACTACAGCCCAGAAATCGGCGCACCTCTTTGACAGTACGGGGAGCAGGCATGTTATTAATGGCAATGACCTTGTCAGGGTCCGGTAAAATTCCCTCTGGGGTGACCTTGAAACCCAGGAATTTAAATTCGCTTGTTGCAAACTCGCATTTTTCGCGATTTAATCTAAATCCTGCCTTATTTAAGAGAAGCAAGGTTTCTGTTAGATGCTCTAGATGCTCTTCGAACGAGGAACTGTGCACAACGACGTCATCGAGGTAAGCTACCGTATGTCGCCCTAGTACCGCTGATAATACCATATTAATGGTTCTCTGAAAGGTGCTAGGAGCCGTAGCAAGACCGAACGGTAATCGTCTGAACTGCCACAGGCGATGTCCATCGGAAAACGCGGTCTTCGGACGATCCTCAGGTGCTACAGAGATCGACCAATACGCATTTTTAGCGTCGAGAACCGTAAACCAGGACGTATCTCTGAGCTCGTCGATGAGTTCGTCAATACGGGGCATAGGATAACTATCGGCGACAGTCGCCGCATTTAGCCCTCGAAAGTCAATGCAAAACCTTGTGGTACCGTTCTTTTTACGAACGAGGACCACAGGAGATAACCATGGTGACGACGAAGGCTCTATCAccccctcatctctcatcttatcGCACTCGTCTCGAATGAAAGCTTTAGTCTTCTCGAGTAAGCGCCACTGACGGACACATATGGGGTCAGAATCATTAGTTACAATACGGTGCTCAACTCCCGGCACGTGACCTAATATGGGGTCATCTGAGAACAATTAAGGGAATTTAGATATCACCTTGCAAAGATGATGTTGCTGCAATTCATCTAAATGGTCGAGGTGAATACCTATCATGGCGGCACTGGCACACGCGCTCACATTACCTGTCGCGTCGGCGGAAGGACGGAGATCGATGTCGGGAAAGATGGTGAATTCAGAGTCCTCGTAACCAAAATCCAGTGTCCCATAATATTCATCAAAGTCATCATTGAATTCATCAAGTTCATTATTCTCCTCTAAAGCCTCTTTACGATCACTTGCGGGATCCTCGACCGAATCGCTCCCCTGACGGGATCCGTCCTCACCATCTCCCACGACAACAACCTCGTCTGCTTCACTGACCTCTGCCAAACATGTCCCATTTTTAATAGTTTTAGGTCTCGAGTCTGTGTTAACaacccatacagacacacatcgaTTATTTACAGACACTAATGATCTCGGTACTAGCACTGAATCGCTTACGCCCGTCAGAAATGCGGTCGGCCCGGAGAAGCTTCTCGGCACTCGACCCTCAACAAATCTCCCTGTACGAGGAGGGCACAAAACCGTACGCAATGCGTGCACTTTATTAGAGATCCCGTATGACACACTACCCACTGCACAATCACTGACGGCCGTGATACACAAAGATTGTGCATCAGTGTAAGTAACAGGTAATTTACGCCCttgtaacaataaatatgattcgTGAGGGGACAGGTTATGCACAAACTCAAAATCAAACCTTCTTAGAAGGTCCATACCAATTAACACTGGGGCAGGAAAAGAAACATtcgacacacaacaaacacgatGAACACACGATACATCTTTGTCTACAGAGAACTTCACATTACATTCGGCATCGACAGTTAGCATATTACCAGAAACACCGCGCAATTGTTTAGTTAAccccttttgctttttaattCTTAACAGGCTCATAGCCTCACTCTTCACTATGGTCGCCTCCGACCCGCTGTCAACGAAGCAGTCGATAATTATGCCATTTACTCTAAGTTTGATTATAGGTCTGCCCGACTTTATCTCGTCACTGATCGGTCTGATTTTGCGTCCCGTTTCTGTCGCCAGGAGAGGTGGGGACGCAATCTGTTCCCTGGCGAGTCGGAAAGGGACAGACTCTCGCTATGTGCCCAGTCTGTGAGCAATTAAAGCACCGGCGTGCATCTCGCTTAGCCCGACACTCTCGTGTATTATGAGTGTGGCTTTTATGGAAGCTACAAAACTTCGAGAGTTGCTCACCTGTGGCAGCGACGTGAGGACGAGAGCGAGCCATGGCGGGTTCGCGAGGGGCTAAACTTATCTGCGAGGGACCATTGTGGTGCCGCACTCCAACTCGCGTGTTCCAGACTCGTTGCGCTGCGTCAACGACTTGTGGTAGAGGGTCACCCTCTTTTAAAGCAAGGACTTCTCTCAGCCAACCAGGAAGACCCTGCAAAAATACTCTGCGAATCAGTTCATCGGGTTCTATCGCATTCGGGTAGTCTCTGTAACCTTGATATATTGCGCCCTCTAGTTGCAAATAAAAGTCGAGTGGTGCCTGACCTGCGGTCATCTGGTTTTC contains:
- the LOC119569295 gene encoding uncharacterized protein K02A2.6-like, whose product is MDLHSSTSGNRYVLSIVDHLTRYLQLIPLPCKSAETVAEAFINNFVTLFGPPRVIQMDNGSEFCNRLFQQVCSIIQTKMSFTTVYHAQANGMIERTNRVVKDALATLTESRPDTWDQYLPQVRLALNSSVHRSIREQPIYLMTGHHGHFPLGPTNDVTIAADSAKRFQERLQVARSVAVETSSRAREGWARNKRVRKHFQPNVGVLVWVKVHPGHRRGPGRALGDRWRGPARIMKRIGPVSYLCKEVNEPYRELKCHINQLKEFVPEQELQFTDDVVDNSLPLECGDWDEPGEPWRLALLSVVRSTEF